The segment GACGACCGCTTGCCTGCTCACCGGCCGCCCGCCAAGGTCTGGGGACCGCCGCCTCAGGAGCGGCGGCGATGGCGGAGGCCCGCCAGCCCCAGGAGGCCGGAGCCTACGAGCAGCAGGGAGGCCGGCACTGGCACCGGCTGGGCCTCGATGGCCAGATCGATCCCCACGAAATGGGGGGGTGCCGTTGCCCCAGGTGGTAAAGGCGATGACATCCCCGGCCTGCACCGCCTGAGTGAGGGTGCCCCAGTCAAACGGGTTGTCCCGGCTCCAGGGATCGCCGTCCCAGACGTCGCCGCTGGCCAGGACTGCGCCGTTCAGGGAGACCTGCCAGTGGTTGCTCCGGCCCAGGCCGCCCGCCATCCACACCTGACCGGAAATGGCCGCTGTGCCGGTGAGGGGGCTGGTCCAGGTGATGTTGGCCGCGCCGTTCCCCAGGGGAGCGCAGCCGTGCGTCCTTACGAGCCAACCGTCCCTGGCGCCGGCAAACCTTCAGCGCGCAACTGCCGCACCTCCTCCACCGACAACCCGGTGCTGGTGGCGATGGCCTCGTCGTCCAATATCCCCAGCAGCCTGGACGCCACCGCCAGCTGGGTTTCACGACGACCCTGGGAAAGACCCTGGGAAAGACCCTGGGAAAGGCCCTGGGCCAACCCCTGCTCAAGACCCTTCTTCCTTCCGATCCGCTCCACACTGGATACATACGG is part of the Thermodesulfobacteriota bacterium genome and harbors:
- a CDS encoding VPLPA-CTERM sorting domain-containing protein, with the translated sequence MSSPLPPGATAPPHFVGIDLAIEAQPVPVPASLLLVGSGLLGLAGLRHRRRS